One genomic segment of Sphingomonas sp. KR3-1 includes these proteins:
- a CDS encoding division/cell wall cluster transcriptional repressor MraZ, which produces MADRELFEGFALQAVDQKGRVAIPADLRTAAERNSDIRQIVVGLHPFDPCLSAYDLSWSKERYDRIDRKEQLDADRGNEVDYRAKRRAFGQVEKAPYDDSGRFVIPPFFRMKAGIQKWALFYGSGETFDIWAPERLMSDPEADPTLREICAYLCQAKGVTL; this is translated from the coding sequence GTGGCGGACAGGGAGCTCTTCGAGGGATTTGCGCTCCAGGCGGTGGACCAGAAGGGCCGCGTCGCCATCCCTGCCGACCTGCGCACCGCCGCCGAGCGCAATTCCGACATCCGCCAGATCGTCGTCGGCTTGCACCCGTTCGACCCTTGCCTCTCGGCCTATGACCTGAGCTGGTCGAAGGAGCGCTACGACCGCATCGACCGCAAGGAGCAGCTCGACGCCGATCGCGGCAACGAGGTGGACTATCGCGCCAAGCGCCGCGCCTTCGGCCAGGTCGAAAAGGCGCCGTACGACGATTCCGGCCGCTTCGTGATCCCGCCCTTCTTCCGCATGAAGGCCGGCATCCAGAAATGGGCGCTGTTCTACGGCAGCGGCGAGACCTTCGATATCTGGGCGCCCGAGCGCCTGATGAGCGATCCCGAGGCAGACCCCACGCTGCGCGAGATCTGTGCGTATCTGTGCCAGGCCAAGGGAGTCACGCTGTGA